In one Carassius carassius chromosome 48, fCarCar2.1, whole genome shotgun sequence genomic region, the following are encoded:
- the fndc10 gene encoding fibronectin type III domain-containing protein 10, whose product MTRGQGSVLLRCAVLLVLSGGSSPLPNRTSSVRDAQYGNNNTNKHTSKGSVGTTEQTPKLQDNSSAARRWRVLGEVGPLCAYRTLDPGDPGRLCFRYTQPDFRCASTSCRQVSSPGGQVMANILSNGSVLIQWTVGHEAQRDSTASPESLAPGQTGGFRLSCWWNGSYTQFECAGVHLGSSCRDYLLDELHMNVPYRLCVRPYALELPEACVEFSLATGGMQDIVIAMTTVGGAICVMLVIICLLVAYITENIMNPTVQHSHRSHLHTHL is encoded by the coding sequence ATGACACGCGGCCAGGGATCGGTTCTCCTCCGCTGCGCGGTTCTGCTGGTTCTCAGCGGCGGGAGTTCTCCTCTACCGAACCGGACCAGCAGCGTCCGTGATGCGCAATACGGTAATAATAATACGAATAAACACACCAGTAAAGGCTCTGTGGGAACCACCGAGCAGACACCAAAGCTACAGGACAACAGCAGTGCGGCGAGACGGTGGCGTGTTCTGGGTGAAGTCGGGCCTTTGTGCGCTTACCGCACTCTTGACCCAGGTGACCCCGGGCGTCTGTGCTTCCGCTACACCCAGCCTGACTTCAGGTGCGCCAGCACTTCCTGTCGACAGGTGAGCTCACCTGGTGGGCAAGTCATGGCGAATATTCTGTCCAACGGAAGTGTGTTAATTCAGTGGACGGTCGGTCACGAGGCCCAACGTGACTCTACCGCCTCACCAGAGAGCCTCGCCCCGGGTCAGACGGGTGGATTCAGGCTCAGCTGCTGGTGGAACGGAAGCTACACCCAGTTCGAATGCGCCGGGGTGCATCTAGGCAGCAGCTGCAGGGATTATCTACTGGACGAGCTGCACATGAACGTGCCCTACCGCCTCTGTGTCCGGCCCTACGCCCTCGAGCTGCCCGAAGCCTGTGTGGAGTTCAGCCTCGCGACCGGCGGGATGCAGGACATCGTTATCGCCATGACGACGGTGGGCGGGGCCATCTGCGTGATGCTGGTCATCATCTGCCTGCTGGTGGCGTACATCACCGAAAACATCATGAACCCGACAGTGCAACACTCGCACAGATCGCAcctacacacacacctgtga